In Candidatus Methylomirabilota bacterium, the following are encoded in one genomic region:
- the recN gene encoding DNA repair protein RecN, whose amino-acid sequence MLRELRIRNFAVIETVTVPFASGLNVLTGETGAGKSILIDALLLIRGARAQSDVIRTDAETATVEAVFDVEGNCAVAAGLEEAGLATEDDQLVIRRELARSGRHRAFVNDSPVTVGLLERLGDHLVEVHGQHEHQRLLEPARQLELLDRFAGAEGLREQVARLFAKYRAACEEVERMRAAERDRAQRQDLLRFQVSELDAARLRPGEEEELRAERKRLQHSERLAKGLAEASALLVDDQDAAASRLTRAARLFRDLGRLDPGFATPAELLEAAAAQVEDALVAIRALRASVDAEPGRLETIDDRLDALTRLRRKYGDTEDAMLAFREAAAHELERLEHHEEILAAEERRVAELRSELLARAGALSEARRAAGARLAPLIQREVRALGMERARLEIVIDPAGPDDVTARGLDRVELRFSANPGEELRPLARIGSGGELSRTMLAVQAVLAAADRIPTMVFDEVDAGIGGHVASVVADKLAAAAAGRQVLCVTHLPQIAARAQHHLLVVKGVSGRRTRAAVTVLEGAARVEEVARMLGGAAPSDTARRHARELLAGR is encoded by the coding sequence ATGCTGCGCGAGCTCCGCATCCGGAACTTCGCCGTCATCGAAACCGTCACCGTCCCCTTCGCGTCCGGCCTGAACGTCCTCACGGGCGAGACCGGCGCCGGCAAGTCGATCCTCATCGACGCCCTCCTCCTGATCCGGGGAGCGCGGGCCCAGTCCGACGTCATCCGGACCGACGCCGAGACGGCGACCGTCGAGGCGGTCTTCGACGTGGAGGGCAATTGCGCGGTGGCCGCCGGGCTCGAGGAGGCGGGGCTCGCGACCGAGGACGATCAACTCGTCATCCGGCGCGAGCTGGCGCGTTCCGGCCGGCACCGCGCCTTCGTCAACGATTCGCCGGTGACGGTGGGGCTCCTCGAGCGGCTGGGTGATCACCTGGTGGAGGTTCACGGCCAGCACGAGCACCAGAGGCTCCTCGAGCCGGCGCGCCAGCTCGAGCTGCTCGACCGGTTCGCCGGTGCCGAGGGGCTGCGCGAGCAGGTGGCCCGGCTCTTCGCGAAGTACCGGGCCGCCTGCGAAGAGGTCGAGCGGATGCGCGCCGCCGAGCGCGACCGGGCGCAGCGCCAGGACCTCCTGCGCTTTCAGGTCTCCGAGCTGGACGCCGCGCGCCTCCGCCCCGGCGAGGAAGAAGAGCTGCGCGCCGAGCGGAAGCGGCTGCAGCACTCCGAGCGGCTGGCCAAGGGGCTGGCCGAGGCGTCCGCCCTGCTCGTCGACGACCAGGATGCCGCGGCCAGCCGGCTGACGCGGGCCGCCCGGCTCTTCCGGGATCTCGGCCGGCTCGACCCCGGGTTTGCGACGCCGGCCGAGCTGCTGGAGGCGGCTGCGGCCCAGGTCGAGGACGCGCTGGTCGCCATTCGCGCGCTGCGCGCGAGCGTGGACGCCGAGCCGGGGCGGCTGGAGACGATCGACGACCGCCTGGACGCGCTGACCCGGCTGAGGCGCAAGTACGGCGACACCGAGGACGCGATGCTGGCCTTCCGGGAGGCCGCGGCCCACGAGCTCGAGCGTCTGGAGCATCACGAGGAGATTCTCGCCGCCGAGGAGCGGCGCGTGGCCGAGCTCAGGAGCGAGCTGCTCGCGCGCGCCGGCGCGCTCTCCGAGGCCCGGCGGGCCGCCGGCGCGCGCCTGGCCCCCCTGATTCAGCGGGAGGTCCGAGCGCTGGGCATGGAGCGCGCCCGCTTGGAGATCGTGATCGACCCCGCCGGGCCTGACGACGTGACCGCCCGCGGGCTCGACCGCGTCGAGCTCCGCTTCTCGGCGAACCCCGGCGAGGAGTTGCGGCCGCTGGCGCGGATCGGCTCGGGCGGCGAGCTGTCGCGGACGATGCTGGCGGTGCAGGCGGTTCTGGCCGCCGCCGACCGCATTCCCACGATGGTCTTCGACGAGGTGGACGCGGGCATCGGAGGCCACGTCGCCAGCGTCGTCGCCGACAAGCTCGCGGCCGCGGCGGCCGGGCGCCAGGTGCTGTGTGTGACGCACCTGCCGCAGATCGCGGCCAGAGCGCAGCATCATCTCCTGGTGGTCAAGGGCGTGAGCGGCCGGCGAACGCGCGCGGCGGTCACCGTGCTCGAGGGCGCCGCGCGGGTCGAAGAGGTTGCGCGAATGCTCGGCGGCGCCGCGCCCTCCGACACCGCGCGCCGCCACGCCCGGGAGCTGCTGGCCGGGCGCTAG
- a CDS encoding NAD(+)/NADH kinase, whose amino-acid sequence MKKVGIVAKPDAGEARAVVRRLIEWLGARGLTVLLEKETATLAPDAAVSQASRTDLPGQVDFLIVLGGDGTLLAVARAVGDLGIPLLGVNLGGLGFLTATTLDEMIPALEAFLQGQMVIEERMMLAARVRRSERSVSELLALNDVVIMKSAMSRIIDLSVSVEGQSATAYRADGLIIATPTGSTAYSLSAGGPILFPTMDAVVLTPICSHTLTARPVVLPGTQRIEVTLLSNQEVMLTIDGQVGVGLRERDTVEVQRAASRIRLVRFPQKHFFSVLRTKLKWGER is encoded by the coding sequence ATGAAAAAAGTCGGCATCGTCGCCAAGCCGGACGCCGGCGAGGCGCGCGCGGTCGTTCGGCGGCTGATCGAGTGGTTGGGAGCGCGAGGCCTGACAGTCCTGCTCGAGAAGGAGACGGCCACTCTCGCCCCCGATGCCGCGGTTTCCCAGGCGAGCCGGACGGACCTGCCCGGTCAAGTGGACTTCCTCATCGTCCTGGGGGGCGACGGGACGCTGCTGGCGGTGGCCCGCGCGGTCGGCGACCTGGGCATCCCGCTCCTCGGGGTCAATCTCGGCGGGCTCGGCTTCCTGACCGCGACGACGCTGGATGAGATGATCCCGGCGCTGGAGGCCTTCCTCCAGGGACAGATGGTCATCGAGGAGCGGATGATGCTCGCCGCCCGGGTGCGCCGGAGCGAGCGATCGGTGAGCGAGCTCCTGGCCCTCAACGACGTCGTGATCATGAAGTCCGCGATGAGCCGGATCATCGATCTGAGCGTGTCGGTGGAGGGACAGTCGGCGACGGCGTACCGGGCCGACGGGCTGATCATCGCGACGCCGACGGGCTCCACCGCCTACTCGCTCTCCGCGGGCGGCCCCATCCTGTTTCCGACCATGGACGCCGTGGTCCTCACGCCGATCTGCTCGCACACGCTGACCGCGCGGCCGGTCGTGCTGCCCGGGACCCAGCGCATCGAGGTGACGCTGCTCAGCAATCAGGAGGTCATGCTCACCATCGACGGGCAGGTGGGGGTGGGGCTCCGGGAGCGCGACACCGTCGAGGTGCAGCGGGCCGCTTCCCGGATCCGCCTCGTCCGCTTCCCGCAGAAGCATTTCTTCTCCGTCCTCCGCACCAAATTGAAATGGGGAGAACGCTGA